The Buchnera aphidicola (Lipaphis pseudobrassicae) genomic sequence CGTTCTAACTGAGAAGTTATACTATCTGAAACAAGTTTTGCATCTAGTTCTGGTTTTCGTACTTCAGAAATATTTATCTGTACTGGAACACCAGTGATTTTACCAATAGTTGTTCTTAATTTTTCTACATCTTCACCTTTTTTCCCAATAACAATACCTGGTCTCGCTGTATAAATAGTAACTCGAATGCTTTTCGCAGGTCTTTCAATAATGATTCGTGACACAGATGCTTTTGATAATTCTTTCATTAAAAACTGACGAACTTTATAGTCACCATCTAAATGGTCAGCAAAATCTTTAGTATTAGCAAACCAAACTGAATTCCATTTTTTTATTATACCTAAACGCATTCCATTAGGATGTACTTTCTGACCCATTATTATTTTCTCCTAATATTAATGATCAGATACAATCACAGTAATATGACTAGTACGTTTTAAAATACGATCTGCACGTCCTTTAGCACGTGGCATCATTCTTTTCATTGTTGAACCTTCATTAACAAAGATTTTTTTAATTACTAATCGATCTATATCAGCACCATTATTATGTTCTGCGTTTGATATAGCTGACTCTAAAACTTTTTTTACTAAAAAAGCTGCCTTTTTTTTTGTATACATTAAAATATTTAATGCTTGCGAAACTTTTTTACCTCGAATTAAATCTGCAATTAAACGTACTTTTTGAGCAGAAGATTTTGCTTGACGATGTTGAGCCAACGTTTCCATTTACATTTCCTCTTTTCTTTAACGTTTTTTTACTTTCTTATCAGCAGTATGCCCTCTATAAGTTCGTGTCAAAGAAAATTCACCTAACTTATGTCCTACCATTTCTTCAGTAATAAATATAGGAATATG encodes the following:
- the rplV gene encoding 50S ribosomal protein L22 — encoded protein: METLAQHRQAKSSAQKVRLIADLIRGKKVSQALNILMYTKKKAAFLVKKVLESAISNAEHNNGADIDRLVIKKIFVNEGSTMKRMMPRAKGRADRILKRTSHITVIVSDH
- the rpsC gene encoding 30S ribosomal protein S3, with translation MGQKVHPNGMRLGIIKKWNSVWFANTKDFADHLDGDYKVRQFLMKELSKASVSRIIIERPAKSIRVTIYTARPGIVIGKKGEDVEKLRTTIGKITGVPVQINISEVRKPELDAKLVSDSITSQLERRVMFRRAMKRSVQNAMRQGAKGIKVEVSGRLGGAEIARREWYREGRVPLHTLRANIDYSISEAHTTYGVIGVKVWIFKGEILGGMATIEKLEKPSIQKKKQNRKHRK